A genome region from Alicyclobacillus acidocaldarius subsp. acidocaldarius DSM 446 includes the following:
- a CDS encoding 2,3-diketo-5-methylthiopentyl-1-phosphate enolase → MVNQDSSPRDAVVATYRLRDRKDKLEARAEGIAVGLTIGTWTDLPAARKSEVAKHCGRVEGIRVLDERPDGDVVAEIDIAYPVANLNGTFASLLVTVFGKLSMDGEIRLERLQMPDELVRQFPGPKFGVEGVRRRLGAYNRPLVMSIFKACAGLTLDELVEAFGEQAEGGVDLVKDDEIFFTEAYATPEDRVRAYAAKADEIAQRTGRRTAYAVNLTGPVHSLRERARRLAELGAGALLVNVVAYGYDVVADLARDPDVDVPILAHPAVSGALYGSPNYGIAADIVLGQLMRLAGADIGIFPSMYGSVTLGREATDRLLQHLRAEGPHKPVLPAPSAGIYPGLVPRLYQDFGVDLVLNAGGGIHGHPGGARMGGRAFFDAIWAVEHGVPLEEAAKDRPALRQALEKWGMPS, encoded by the coding sequence ATGGTGAACCAGGATTCCTCCCCTCGCGATGCGGTGGTCGCCACCTATCGCTTGCGGGATCGTAAGGACAAACTGGAGGCGAGAGCCGAGGGCATTGCCGTAGGCCTGACCATCGGGACCTGGACGGACCTTCCCGCCGCGCGCAAGTCCGAGGTGGCGAAGCACTGCGGCCGCGTGGAGGGCATTCGCGTCCTGGACGAACGGCCGGACGGAGACGTCGTCGCCGAGATCGACATCGCGTATCCCGTGGCGAACCTAAATGGCACCTTTGCGTCGCTCCTCGTCACGGTGTTTGGCAAGCTGTCCATGGACGGCGAGATCCGGCTCGAGCGGCTTCAGATGCCCGATGAGCTCGTGCGCCAGTTCCCCGGGCCGAAGTTTGGCGTCGAGGGCGTCAGGCGGCGCCTCGGCGCGTACAACCGCCCGCTCGTCATGAGCATCTTCAAGGCGTGCGCGGGGCTCACGCTGGACGAGCTCGTCGAGGCGTTTGGCGAACAGGCCGAGGGCGGCGTCGATCTCGTCAAGGACGACGAGATCTTCTTCACGGAGGCGTACGCCACGCCGGAGGATCGCGTCCGCGCCTACGCGGCGAAGGCGGACGAGATCGCCCAGCGGACGGGGCGAAGGACCGCCTACGCCGTCAACCTCACCGGGCCGGTGCACAGCCTGCGTGAGAGGGCCCGCAGGCTCGCGGAGCTCGGCGCCGGCGCGCTGCTCGTCAACGTGGTGGCCTACGGCTACGACGTGGTGGCCGATCTCGCCCGCGATCCCGACGTCGATGTGCCGATCCTCGCGCATCCGGCTGTGTCGGGGGCGCTGTACGGATCGCCCAACTACGGCATCGCGGCGGACATCGTGCTCGGGCAGCTCATGCGGCTCGCGGGGGCGGATATCGGCATCTTCCCGTCCATGTACGGCAGCGTGACGCTCGGCCGCGAGGCCACGGACCGGCTGCTTCAACACCTGCGGGCGGAAGGACCGCACAAACCTGTCCTTCCCGCGCCGTCCGCCGGTATCTATCCGGGCCTGGTTCCGCGACTGTACCAGGACTTCGGCGTCGATCTCGTGCTGAACGCGGGCGGTGGGATTCACGGCCATCCAGGCGGCGCGCGCATGGGCGGTCGCGCGTTTTTCGACGCCATCTGGGCCGTCGAACACGGCGTGCCGCTCGAAGAGGCCGCGAAGGATCGCCCGGCCCTGCGCCAGGCACTGGAGAAGTGGGGGATGCCCTCGTGA
- a CDS encoding MtnX-like HAD-IB family phosphatase produces MTVRVVCDFDGTISERDMIVSIMRHFAPEASEPIIQAVRAGERSVKDGVEAMFALIPSDQYGAVVAYAQAATAVRRGFPQFIHTCEQVGWKVAIVSGGFDFFVEPVIHSLSTTPVDIYCNRIDASGPRLRVIWSKPCDEACDGGCGLCKPRVIREIAQPGDRVIAIGDGVTDVKAAKMADFVFARSDLLRLARELGLPHLPFETFDDITAAILDKRSELYAHLS; encoded by the coding sequence GTGACCGTGCGCGTGGTCTGTGATTTTGACGGCACCATCTCCGAACGGGACATGATCGTGAGCATCATGCGCCACTTCGCGCCGGAGGCGAGCGAGCCCATCATCCAGGCCGTGCGCGCGGGCGAGCGATCCGTCAAGGACGGCGTCGAGGCGATGTTCGCCCTCATCCCGTCGGATCAGTACGGCGCGGTGGTGGCGTACGCCCAGGCGGCGACCGCCGTGCGCCGAGGTTTTCCACAATTCATCCACACCTGTGAACAAGTTGGGTGGAAAGTCGCGATCGTCAGCGGCGGATTCGACTTTTTCGTGGAGCCGGTTATCCACAGCTTATCCACAACACCTGTGGATATCTACTGCAACCGGATCGACGCGAGCGGGCCGCGCCTGCGCGTGATCTGGTCGAAGCCCTGCGACGAGGCGTGTGACGGCGGCTGCGGCCTGTGCAAGCCGCGCGTCATCCGCGAAATCGCGCAGCCGGGCGATCGCGTCATCGCCATCGGCGACGGGGTCACGGACGTCAAAGCCGCGAAGATGGCCGATTTCGTCTTTGCGAGAAGCGATCTCCTGCGCCTGGCGCGGGAGTTGGGCCTGCCCCACCTTCCGTTTGAGACGTTTGACGACATCACGGCGGCGATTCTGGACAAGAGGAGCGAATTGTATGCCCACCTTTCATGA
- the mtnB gene encoding methylthioribulose 1-phosphate dehydratase yields the protein MPTFHEAQTSVIELAHFAASRGWLPATSGNLSVRVTDHPLQFAITRSGADKSRLRPEDVLLLDADMRVQGDGPYKPSAETTVHVALYQKFGCGSILHVHTVYNNLVSELYADQGFVEIRAHELVKALGHWEEDAVVRIPIVPNWADLPRLGSAVAEAARVDVPAVLVRAHGVYAWGDTPDDARRHLEAVEFLCEYVYKLDLVRLARGLGAV from the coding sequence ATGCCCACCTTTCATGAGGCGCAAACGAGCGTGATCGAGCTTGCCCACTTCGCGGCGAGCCGCGGCTGGTTGCCCGCGACGAGCGGCAACCTGTCGGTGAGGGTGACGGACCATCCGCTCCAGTTTGCCATCACGCGAAGCGGCGCGGACAAATCGCGGCTCCGGCCCGAGGACGTGCTGCTCCTCGACGCGGACATGCGCGTGCAGGGTGATGGGCCGTACAAACCTTCCGCGGAGACCACGGTGCACGTGGCCCTATACCAGAAGTTCGGGTGCGGCAGCATCCTCCACGTCCACACGGTGTACAACAACCTGGTGAGCGAGCTGTACGCCGATCAGGGCTTCGTCGAAATCCGCGCGCACGAGCTGGTGAAGGCGCTCGGCCACTGGGAGGAAGACGCTGTGGTACGCATCCCGATTGTGCCGAACTGGGCGGACCTTCCTCGGCTCGGCTCGGCTGTGGCCGAGGCGGCGCGCGTCGACGTCCCCGCCGTGCTCGTCCGCGCGCACGGCGTGTACGCGTGGGGCGACACGCCGGACGATGCGCGCCGGCACCTGGAAGCGGTCGAGTTTTTGTGCGAATACGTCTACAAGCTCGATCTCGTCCGCCTAGCCCGCGGCCTCGGCGCCGTATAG